A window of Staphylococcus sp. 17KM0847 contains these coding sequences:
- the accB gene encoding acetyl-CoA carboxylase biotin carboxyl carrier protein → MNFKEIKELIDILDNSSLTEINIENKGSKVCLKKEKEIITQQVTAASGTPVVTANSTTPQSDIAVETPEDDAKTINAPMVGTFYKAPSPEESPYVKVGDKVTAETTVCILEAMKLFNEIQAEITGEIVEVLVEDGQMVEYGQALFKVK, encoded by the coding sequence ATGAACTTTAAAGAGATTAAAGAACTAATCGATATTCTTGATAACTCTAGCTTAACTGAAATAAATATTGAAAATAAAGGGTCCAAAGTTTGTTTGAAAAAAGAAAAAGAAATCATTACACAACAGGTAACAGCTGCATCTGGTACACCTGTTGTTACTGCAAATTCAACAACACCTCAATCTGATATAGCAGTTGAAACACCGGAAGACGATGCGAAAACAATTAATGCGCCAATGGTTGGAACATTTTATAAAGCGCCATCACCAGAAGAAAGTCCTTATGTCAAAGTGGGCGATAAAGTGACAGCAGAAACCACTGTATGTATTTTAGAAGCTATGAAATTATTTAATGAAATACAAGCGGAAATCACTGGTGAAATTGTTGAAGTACTTGTTGAAGATGGGCAAATGGTTGAGTATGGCCAAGCCTTGTTCAAGGTGAAATAA
- the efp gene encoding elongation factor P has translation MISVNDFKTGLTISVDNGIWKVLEFQHVKPGKGSAFVRSKLRNLRTGAIQEKTFRAGEKVEPAMIENRRMQYLYADGDNHVFMDNETFEQTELTTAYLEHELKFLKANMDVQIQTYEGETIGVELPKTVELEVTETEPGIKGDTATGATKSATVETGYSLNVPLFVNQGDVLVINTSDGSYVSRA, from the coding sequence ATGATTTCGGTAAATGATTTTAAAACAGGTTTAACAATTTCTGTGGATAACGGTATTTGGAAAGTTTTAGAATTCCAACATGTTAAGCCAGGGAAAGGTTCAGCTTTTGTGAGATCTAAGTTACGTAATCTACGCACAGGAGCTATTCAAGAAAAAACATTTCGAGCTGGAGAAAAAGTTGAACCCGCAATGATTGAAAACCGTCGTATGCAATACTTATATGCAGACGGTGATAACCATGTATTTATGGATAATGAAACATTTGAACAAACAGAATTAACAACTGCTTATTTAGAACATGAACTTAAATTCTTAAAAGCAAATATGGATGTTCAAATCCAGACGTATGAAGGTGAGACAATCGGTGTCGAATTGCCAAAAACTGTTGAGTTAGAAGTAACAGAAACAGAACCTGGCATTAAAGGAGATACTGCAACTGGTGCAACGAAATCAGCAACAGTTGAAACAGGCTATTCTTTAAACGTACCATTATTTGTTAACCAAGGTGATGTATTGGTTATTAACACATCAGACGGTAGTTACGTCTCTCGTGCATAA